AAGATGTTGGTATTTTCGTGTGTTTTAAGCCAAACACCATTATTGGCCAGCCACCACATTCGGAAATTATTTTCCGGTACTTGTGATGCTTCAATTTCTTCGTTTAACCAAGTTCCCCACTCTGGAAATGTATTCTCAATCCAGTTTGCACGTGTTGCTTCTTGAACATTCTTTGCTTTTACCATAGTATTTAAACCCTTTCTATAAATAACTAAACCTTTAAATGTATGCGCTTACATTATTTACTACAACTCTATTATTAAACATGCTAAAATAAAAAAGCAGTCCCATTCCGCCACAAAAAGAGCGCTCTAATGAGACTGTTTACCTTCTCTTCCACATTGTAAAATAAACATAAACTAGGGATGAAATTATTTGTTCACATATAAGAGAGGAACGATTAAAAATGCAAGTGTCGAACATGAATTATGCGAAATTTATTAATTATATAGCCACACAAGAACTATTACCAAATGTACAAACAATGGCAAATCGTTTGAACTTGTCTAGCCGTAAAATTTATTATCTACTTCAGGCCGCGAATTCCGATTTGCGTTCATCAAATCAGCCTTTTCTTGTTCCAAGCACAAAAATTTCAGATTCTCAAATTTCTGTATTAAAAAATAAATTATCACAAGCGCCGTCCGATGAATACCTTACTTCGTATGAACGGCAGCAGATTATGGATATTTGTATTGCTCTCCCCTTAAAAAAATGGACTTTATCTGCATTTCAATCTTTATTTGATGTATCCAGAAATACCGTACTACGCGATATCGCAGATTTAAAAAAGAGAAAAAAATTTCGACCTGAATTTTCTAAAAAAAATGGTTTTGAGTTTAAGGAACCACGCTATGATTTATTAGTCCATGCATATAATAGTCTAATGCTACTGCAAAGTCACAGAAACCCGCTTAACTACTTTATTCACTCACTAGATGGCGAGCCCTCTCACTCCAAATTTCTGCTAGTCAGTGAAAAATTGAAAAATATGTACAAAGATTCTTTGGAAAAAAGTATTTCTATTTCTAATGCATTGACACTCACTATTTTTTCTGTTGTTTCTTCAATGTATAGTAGCCATCATTCTATTACTGAAGAAATGCTGTTCAATGATTCTGATATTACATCCTTTACGAAACGACGAGAACATAACATCATTCAAGATTATGCTCTTGTAGCAGAAACTAATTTTTCGATTCACATACCAACTTCTGTGAAACTGTTTTTAACGCTACAACTTCTTAGTGTTACCAAGGAGCAGGATGATCACTTTAGCTCACACTCGTTTCAGGATCTCCTGATTCTAAGTGAACACATTGTGGATGCTTTTATGACTATTTCTCACATCACCAGTAAAAATACTGAAAGAAAAATACTGATCCGAGAAATTCAGACTCAACTCAAACCATTTTGGTACGCTGTTCGTTATCAAAATATTACTGTCTACGAATATTTATATCACGAACCACTTTTTGAAAAGTATGTCGTAGAATCCCTAAATCAATTAACTGATAGCGCTTTATATAACCATTTATTTCCTTACGGTTTGCTTCCAGATCAAATCAGTGTTCTAGCCATGATATTCTACAATTTCAGCCTATCTCAGCAAAAAGAGACCAAACTGAACATATTGATGGTTACATCCCTGCCAATATACAGCCAGAACTTATTTAAAACTATCATTGAAAAACACAGTACTGTCCCATGCGCACTGACTATTCAAGCGCTAAATAGCTTTGATAACTCATCAAACAATGTCAATCAATTTGATTTAATTATTACTGAATCTACCGAAATCAGTACTAAACAACCAACATTTCTAATCGACAGTGAATTGAAAGAAAGTGAGTTCGATCGTCTTAAGACTGTTATATCGCAAATCAATCCTATGGAGAAAATCACAAATGACAAATAAAATAAAAATGATTGCCCTAGACATGGATAATACACTGCTTCGGCCAGATAAAACCTTATCCAAAAGGAATACAAAAGTTCTACAAAGTCTACACACTATGGGAAAAAGTATAGTACTGACCACTAGTCGTCCATTCCCCAACGTACAGCCTTTCCTTTCACAACTACAATTGAATCAAGTTAATGATTACGCCATTCTATTTAACGGAGCAATTATCAAAAACATATATACAAATCAAAATCTGATCAATCATGTTTTTACTCTTTCAGACGTTGATGAGGTGTTTAACTTAATACATAATATTCGTTTGCCAATTGACCTTGTTACGCAAAACAACGTATATTCTATTAAAGATTTTGGAAAATCTGGATATGTTGAATTAGTAGGGAAGCTTATTCCTTATTCAGAAAAACTTTTATCTGAATTAACTCCAGATTTGATGTTTAATAAATTTGTCGTCTGCGCTACGGATACAGAGTTAAATTATTTAGAAAACGTTCTCCAACACACACCCATACTAACTAAAAATATAAATTTTGTCAGATCAAGAAGAAATTTATTAGAGTTTGTTCCAAATAAGGTTAATAAGGGCGCTGCATTATCAAAGCTACTCAAACAGTTGTCATTGACTCCAGATAGTTTAATGGCCTTTGGCGATGAAGCGAATGATTATTCTATGTTGAGCTTAGCCAGAGTTTCAGTAGCTATGGATAATGCCATCCCATCTATTAAAAAAATATCAACAAACATTACTAAGAGCAATGCCGAAGACGGCGTGGCTGAATTTTTGGAAAATTATTTTTCATTGTAGTAGCTATGAAATAAATCAATTTTCTCACTCAATCGAAATT
The Leuconostoc suionicum genome window above contains:
- a CDS encoding BglG family transcription antiterminator, whose product is MQVSNMNYAKFINYIATQELLPNVQTMANRLNLSSRKIYYLLQAANSDLRSSNQPFLVPSTKISDSQISVLKNKLSQAPSDEYLTSYERQQIMDICIALPLKKWTLSAFQSLFDVSRNTVLRDIADLKKRKKFRPEFSKKNGFEFKEPRYDLLVHAYNSLMLLQSHRNPLNYFIHSLDGEPSHSKFLLVSEKLKNMYKDSLEKSISISNALTLTIFSVVSSMYSSHHSITEEMLFNDSDITSFTKRREHNIIQDYALVAETNFSIHIPTSVKLFLTLQLLSVTKEQDDHFSSHSFQDLLILSEHIVDAFMTISHITSKNTERKILIREIQTQLKPFWYAVRYQNITVYEYLYHEPLFEKYVVESLNQLTDSALYNHLFPYGLLPDQISVLAMIFYNFSLSQQKETKLNILMVTSLPIYSQNLFKTIIEKHSTVPCALTIQALNSFDNSSNNVNQFDLIITESTEISTKQPTFLIDSELKESEFDRLKTVISQINPMEKITNDK
- a CDS encoding Cof-type HAD-IIB family hydrolase is translated as MTNKIKMIALDMDNTLLRPDKTLSKRNTKVLQSLHTMGKSIVLTTSRPFPNVQPFLSQLQLNQVNDYAILFNGAIIKNIYTNQNLINHVFTLSDVDEVFNLIHNIRLPIDLVTQNNVYSIKDFGKSGYVELVGKLIPYSEKLLSELTPDLMFNKFVVCATDTELNYLENVLQHTPILTKNINFVRSRRNLLEFVPNKVNKGAALSKLLKQLSLTPDSLMAFGDEANDYSMLSLARVSVAMDNAIPSIKKISTNITKSNAEDGVAEFLENYFSL